In Woeseia oceani, one DNA window encodes the following:
- the hutH gene encoding histidine ammonia-lyase — MNLHIDGQVVTLAELRAAWAEPVRITLGDKARRGIRASAAQIQKVVAGGKSVYGVNTGFGQLAQVRISNDDLVKLQENLVRSHAVGVGALLPDAIVRLIMVMKVVALAQGYSGVREELVDALCALLNNDIYPSIPAKGSVGASGDLAPLAHMSGALLGIGEVRVGGKAMPAEAALTAAGLAPLQLAPKEGLALLNGTQVSTGLTLAALFRAEHVIAAALSAGAMSADAIQGSDTPFDPRIQEVRGQPGQIAVARVLRELMAGSEIRASHIECQRVQDPYSIRCQPQVMGACVDVLQHVARVLETEANAVSDNPLVFADSGDVLSGGNFHAEPVAMAADYLALAIAETGALAERRTALLIDSHLSGLPAFLITDGGLHSGFMMAQVTAAALASENKSLAHPASVDSLPTSANQEDHVSMATFAGNRLHGMLDNVACIIAIEVLAAAQGIDFHRPRKSSKTIERIIEQVRRFSPAYDSDRSLSGEIEQLAALIDGGAFSEYCQHVLPSFPA; from the coding sequence ATGAACCTGCACATAGACGGTCAGGTTGTCACCCTTGCCGAACTGCGCGCTGCATGGGCAGAACCTGTGCGAATCACACTGGGCGACAAAGCCCGTCGCGGCATCCGCGCGTCAGCGGCGCAGATTCAAAAGGTCGTTGCCGGCGGCAAGTCGGTGTACGGCGTCAACACCGGTTTCGGACAACTTGCGCAGGTGCGGATCAGCAACGATGACCTGGTGAAGCTGCAGGAGAATCTGGTGCGTTCACATGCGGTGGGTGTTGGCGCATTGTTACCCGACGCTATCGTGCGGTTGATCATGGTTATGAAAGTAGTGGCGCTGGCACAAGGCTACTCTGGCGTGCGCGAAGAACTGGTCGACGCACTGTGCGCTTTGCTCAACAACGATATCTATCCGTCGATTCCAGCCAAAGGGTCGGTTGGCGCATCCGGCGACCTGGCACCGCTGGCGCACATGTCGGGCGCGTTGCTCGGAATCGGTGAGGTCAGGGTTGGCGGAAAGGCAATGCCGGCGGAGGCGGCGTTGACAGCGGCGGGCCTGGCACCGCTGCAGCTTGCACCGAAAGAAGGGCTGGCGCTGCTGAATGGCACGCAGGTCTCAACGGGGCTGACGCTCGCGGCGTTGTTCCGTGCCGAACACGTTATCGCGGCCGCGCTGAGCGCCGGCGCAATGTCTGCCGATGCGATCCAGGGCAGCGACACGCCGTTCGACCCCCGTATCCAGGAAGTGCGCGGGCAACCCGGGCAGATCGCCGTTGCGCGGGTATTGCGCGAATTGATGGCAGGCAGTGAAATTCGTGCTTCGCACATCGAATGTCAGCGAGTGCAGGATCCGTACTCGATCCGCTGTCAGCCGCAGGTCATGGGTGCCTGTGTCGATGTGTTGCAGCACGTTGCGCGCGTGCTCGAGACCGAGGCGAATGCGGTCAGTGATAACCCGCTGGTGTTTGCCGACTCCGGCGATGTGTTGTCAGGCGGAAATTTTCACGCCGAACCCGTGGCGATGGCGGCGGACTACCTCGCACTGGCCATTGCGGAAACCGGCGCGCTGGCAGAGCGGCGCACCGCGTTGCTGATCGATTCTCACCTGAGTGGTCTGCCGGCCTTCCTGATAACAGACGGTGGCTTGCATTCCGGTTTCATGATGGCGCAGGTGACGGCCGCCGCGCTGGCCTCGGAAAACAAATCACTGGCGCATCCGGCCAGCGTGGACAGTCTGCCGACCTCGGCCAATCAAGAAGATCACGTGAGCATGGCAACGTTCGCCGGCAACCGCCTGCATGGCATGCTCGACAACGTGGCCTGCATTATCGCCATTGAAGTTCTGGCGGCCGCCCAAGGCATCGACTTTCATCGTCCCAGAAAAAGCTCCAAAACGATCGAGCGCATCATTGAGCAGGTTCGCCGGTTCTCGCCGGCCTACGATTCTGACCGTTCTTTGTCCGGCGAGATCGAACAGCTTGCGGCGTTGATCGATGGCGGTGCATTTTCTGAATACTGTCAGCACGTGTTGCCCAGTTTTCCCGCATGA
- a CDS encoding DUF58 domain-containing protein, which translates to MRHDHLPTDASPVSVSQKGLIRLAGPARGIALDVLRVNSLQAGAYVSHFKGRGMEFDESRPYQPGDDPRNIDWRVTARSSEAYTKLFREERERPVLVMVDLRSNMHFATRGSFKSVSASRAAALLSWSAHHRGDRLGGIIFGDTMHRELKPRLGRQAALRYVHQLASHPDWANKVQVPDSDVSAPLSSAMSALRRVARPGSLVIVISDFLGFDRSAQAYLSGVARHSEVLVVNVSDPLERELPPPGHYRLVSAEREMSIDTYSRAARVDYHDAWAQRQEALEAYCQRYRIHQMPMSTDDDPVECLQQALGRRSH; encoded by the coding sequence GTGCGCCACGACCACTTACCTACGGATGCATCGCCGGTCAGCGTCAGTCAGAAAGGACTGATACGGCTGGCCGGGCCGGCACGTGGCATCGCCCTCGACGTCCTGCGTGTCAATTCTTTGCAGGCGGGTGCGTACGTGTCGCACTTCAAAGGTCGCGGCATGGAGTTCGACGAGTCGCGTCCCTACCAGCCCGGCGACGATCCGCGCAACATTGACTGGCGCGTGACGGCCCGCAGCAGCGAGGCCTACACCAAGCTGTTTCGCGAAGAGCGTGAGCGACCGGTGCTGGTCATGGTCGATCTGCGCAGCAACATGCACTTCGCCACGCGCGGTAGTTTCAAATCGGTGTCGGCAAGTCGGGCGGCGGCATTGCTGTCGTGGTCGGCGCACCATCGCGGAGACCGCCTCGGCGGCATTATTTTCGGCGACACCATGCACCGCGAATTAAAGCCGCGACTGGGACGTCAGGCAGCATTGCGTTACGTGCATCAGCTCGCGAGTCACCCCGACTGGGCGAACAAAGTACAGGTGCCGGACAGTGACGTCAGCGCGCCATTGTCTTCGGCCATGTCAGCACTGCGCCGCGTTGCGCGTCCGGGCAGTCTGGTTATTGTGATCAGCGACTTCCTTGGCTTCGACCGCTCCGCGCAGGCCTATTTGTCAGGCGTTGCGCGACACAGCGAAGTACTGGTGGTGAACGTCAGCGATCCGCTGGAACGCGAGCTGCCGCCACCCGGTCATTATCGCCTGGTATCGGCAGAACGGGAGATGTCCATCGATACCTATTCGCGTGCCGCGCGCGTTGATTATCACGATGCCTGGGCACAACGGCAGGAAGCACTGGAGGCGTATTGCCAGCGCTACCGGATTCACCAGATGCCGATGTCCACTGACGACGACCCGGTGGAGTGCCTGCAGCAGGCGCTCGGCCGTCGCAGCCACTGA
- a CDS encoding DUF192 domain-containing protein — MMKMSRLLIAASILCASGLAFADDALDAFFPQSSIVISASSNACYRFDIHLAINDQQRQRGLMHVRQMDEWRGMLFVYPDSDRYSMWMKNTFIPLDMLFIRKDGTISSIARDTEPQSLKSVRAIEDVSYVLELNAGTSDRLGINAGDRMWWSGEVVPPASEN, encoded by the coding sequence ATGATGAAGATGTCCCGACTCCTGATCGCCGCAAGCATCCTGTGCGCGTCCGGCCTCGCGTTCGCGGACGACGCGCTGGATGCGTTCTTCCCGCAGAGCAGTATCGTTATCAGCGCCAGCAGCAATGCCTGTTACCGCTTTGACATACACCTCGCCATTAACGACCAGCAACGGCAACGCGGCCTGATGCACGTACGGCAGATGGACGAGTGGCGCGGCATGTTGTTCGTCTATCCGGACAGCGACCGGTACTCGATGTGGATGAAGAACACCTTCATTCCGCTCGACATGCTGTTTATCCGCAAGGACGGCACCATTTCGTCCATCGCCCGCGATACCGAACCGCAGTCACTGAAATCGGTGCGGGCCATTGAAGACGTGAGCTACGTGCTGGAGCTGAACGCCGGCACCAGCGATCGCCTCGGCATCAACGCGGGCGATCGCATGTGGTGGTCAGGAGAGGTGGTGCCGCCGGCTTCAGAGAACTGA
- a CDS encoding amino acid aminotransferase: MFDSLNALPSDAILRLIAEHANDARSNTVDLGVGVYRTEDGETPVLKSVKAAERQVLETQTTKTYLGSGGDPEFNALIQKLTFGDEVAAERVMTLQAPGGSGALRVAAGVISRARENATVWHSDPTWANHVPLLAGAGLTLKPYPYYDAEARTIRFEQMLETLSQAPEGDIVLLHGCCHNPTGMDLSREQWQAVAELLASRKLLPFVDLAYQGFAEGIEEDAYGIRLLAGMVPEMVVATSCSKNFALYRDRVGSLSIVTSNAKTAGIVRSQAHNLVRTMYSMPPDHGAAVVRTILGDAEQRANWVNEVKEMRERLQAMRTGLVAKLRDKAPDHDFSHIERANGMFCFVGISEEQVEQLKKDCGVYMVGSSRINVAGITPGNVDYLAESIASVL; the protein is encoded by the coding sequence TTGTTTGATTCGCTAAACGCGTTGCCTTCCGACGCGATTCTCAGACTCATTGCCGAACACGCCAATGATGCCCGTAGCAACACTGTCGATCTCGGCGTGGGCGTGTACCGCACCGAAGACGGCGAAACACCGGTCCTGAAATCGGTAAAAGCGGCGGAGCGACAGGTGCTGGAGACGCAGACGACCAAGACCTACCTGGGTTCGGGTGGCGATCCCGAATTCAATGCGCTGATTCAGAAGCTGACCTTCGGCGACGAAGTTGCGGCCGAGCGCGTGATGACCTTGCAGGCCCCCGGCGGCTCCGGTGCGTTGCGGGTTGCGGCAGGAGTTATCAGCCGTGCGCGCGAAAACGCAACGGTCTGGCATTCCGACCCGACCTGGGCGAATCACGTGCCGTTGCTCGCCGGCGCCGGCCTGACGCTCAAACCCTACCCGTATTACGATGCCGAGGCGCGCACGATCCGCTTCGAGCAAATGCTGGAAACCCTGTCACAGGCGCCGGAAGGTGACATCGTCCTGCTGCACGGTTGTTGCCACAATCCGACCGGCATGGACCTCAGCCGCGAGCAATGGCAGGCCGTTGCGGAGTTGCTGGCCAGCCGCAAACTGCTGCCGTTCGTGGACCTTGCCTACCAGGGCTTTGCGGAAGGCATAGAAGAAGATGCCTATGGCATACGCCTGCTGGCAGGCATGGTGCCGGAAATGGTCGTGGCTACATCGTGCTCCAAGAACTTCGCGCTTTACCGGGATCGCGTCGGTTCGCTGTCCATTGTGACCAGCAATGCCAAGACGGCCGGCATCGTCCGCAGCCAGGCACACAACCTGGTACGCACGATGTACTCAATGCCGCCCGATCATGGTGCAGCTGTCGTCCGCACAATACTCGGCGATGCCGAACAGCGCGCGAACTGGGTGAACGAAGTAAAGGAAATGCGCGAGCGGCTGCAGGCGATGCGGACCGGTCTCGTAGCAAAGTTGCGCGACAAAGCACCGGATCACGACTTCTCGCACATCGAACGCGCGAACGGCATGTTCTGCTTTGTTGGTATCTCGGAAGAGCAGGTCGAGCAACTCAAGAAGGATTGCGGCGTTTACATGGTCGGTTCCAGCCGTATCAACGTAGCCGGTATCACCCCTGGCAATGTTGACTATCTCGCGGAATCGATAGCCTCAGTTCTCTGA
- the hutG gene encoding N-formylglutamate deformylase, translated as MSNSVFSFHEGSTPLLISIPHDGREVPDNIASRMTAVGKALPDTDWHVARLYDFAKALGASLIIARQSRYVVDLNRPAADVPLYQGQVSTGVCPARTFGGEPIYSDAATVGAEEQAQRIAQYWRPYHTRIEQALDHLKERYGYALLWDAHSIASEVPALFDGELPVLNLGSFDGKSCSPSIRRELAGCAARSPFSAVCDGRFKGGFITRHYGRPEMNVHALQLELAQRSYMNEKTLRYDASRSKKLADTLRGLLETYLQSAKSALAPV; from the coding sequence ATGAGCAATTCAGTTTTTTCTTTTCATGAGGGCTCGACGCCACTGCTGATCAGCATTCCGCACGATGGCCGTGAGGTGCCGGACAACATCGCGAGTCGCATGACCGCTGTGGGCAAGGCATTGCCGGATACCGACTGGCATGTTGCCCGGCTTTACGATTTCGCGAAAGCACTGGGCGCGAGCCTCATCATTGCGCGCCAGTCACGCTACGTGGTCGATCTCAACCGGCCCGCGGCCGACGTGCCCTTGTACCAGGGTCAAGTATCGACCGGCGTGTGCCCGGCAAGGACATTTGGCGGCGAACCGATCTATAGCGATGCCGCAACCGTGGGTGCAGAAGAGCAGGCGCAACGTATCGCGCAGTATTGGCGGCCTTATCACACGAGAATCGAGCAGGCGCTCGACCACCTGAAAGAACGATACGGTTATGCGTTGCTGTGGGACGCGCATTCGATTGCCAGCGAAGTCCCGGCATTGTTCGACGGTGAGCTGCCGGTGCTGAATCTTGGTAGCTTTGATGGCAAGAGCTGCAGCCCGTCTATTCGCCGTGAACTGGCGGGCTGCGCGGCCCGATCGCCGTTTTCCGCGGTATGCGACGGTCGCTTTAAAGGCGGTTTTATCACCCGGCACTACGGTCGCCCTGAAATGAACGTGCACGCGCTGCAGCTTGAGCTGGCGCAGCGCAGTTACATGAATGAAAAGACTTTGCGTTATGATGCCAGCCGCAGCAAGAAACTCGCTGACACGCTGCGCGGTTTGCTGGAAACGTATTTGCAAAGCGCGAAATCCGCATTAGCGCCCGTATAG
- a CDS encoding M61 family metallopeptidase yields MQRNYGTIPTMTSSDTTKQATLTAILYLWLLLPLAGNAFANVTPALHQYTITVSADLEHMSVEARFDGRVHSVAARSPRAGRYLADFQNCDDDPRLRMRNRRMIVPAEGIRCMSYTVNLRAAASEQRQNRGLSADNIIVSPALWLWRPEITHTSELLVDFNLPTGINVAVPWQALDEQRTTYRVRKSPENADVAAAFGRFDYHEIAVPGATLRVSLLRGETAVDHSELLRWVKAAATDVSLAYGRFPNPSPQVLVIPVAENSRRSGGAVPFGRVVRDGGESVELYVDPAQPLSAFLNDWTAAHEFSHLMLPYVNRNHRWISEGFAQYYQNVLLARSGTYDPQHAWQKLYEGYARGRMSRPELSPNDAAEGGKRDANMKVYWSGAALALMADVALREQSNGQQTLDSVLQLLQSCCLPSDRVWSGPELFATLDDLSGRTVFMPLYRRYADAAGFPDTSPVFAELGLKVEDGRVRLLRDANLMAIRSAITEVDSATASWRQQLASNIP; encoded by the coding sequence ATGCAACGCAACTACGGCACAATTCCAACCATGACTTCGAGCGACACAACGAAACAAGCAACGCTGACCGCAATACTGTACCTCTGGCTGCTCTTGCCGCTGGCCGGCAATGCGTTTGCCAATGTGACGCCCGCGTTGCATCAGTACACCATCACAGTTAGTGCAGACCTCGAACACATGAGCGTAGAAGCGCGCTTCGACGGACGCGTGCACAGCGTCGCGGCACGCTCACCCCGTGCCGGCCGTTACCTGGCCGACTTTCAAAACTGCGATGATGACCCACGCCTGCGAATGCGCAACCGGCGCATGATCGTGCCCGCCGAGGGCATACGCTGCATGAGCTATACCGTCAACTTGCGCGCAGCCGCGAGCGAACAACGTCAGAACCGGGGACTCAGTGCCGACAACATTATCGTGTCGCCCGCACTCTGGTTGTGGCGTCCGGAAATCACCCACACTTCCGAACTGCTGGTCGATTTCAACTTGCCGACTGGTATCAATGTCGCTGTTCCGTGGCAGGCATTGGATGAACAGCGCACGACGTACCGTGTGCGCAAGTCGCCAGAGAATGCCGACGTTGCCGCAGCCTTCGGCCGCTTTGATTACCACGAAATTGCCGTACCCGGCGCAACCTTGCGGGTTAGCCTGCTGCGCGGCGAAACCGCTGTTGATCACAGTGAACTATTGCGCTGGGTGAAAGCAGCAGCGACCGATGTCAGTCTCGCGTACGGCCGCTTTCCAAACCCCTCACCGCAGGTACTCGTCATTCCGGTCGCCGAGAACTCGCGTCGCAGTGGCGGCGCGGTTCCGTTCGGCCGTGTGGTGCGCGACGGTGGTGAATCGGTTGAGCTGTACGTTGACCCGGCGCAACCACTGTCGGCGTTTTTGAACGACTGGACGGCAGCACACGAATTCAGCCACCTGATGCTGCCCTACGTGAACCGCAATCATCGCTGGATCTCCGAAGGCTTCGCGCAGTACTACCAGAATGTCTTGCTGGCCCGCTCCGGCACCTACGACCCGCAACATGCGTGGCAAAAACTGTACGAAGGTTATGCCCGCGGACGCATGTCACGGCCAGAGCTGTCGCCGAATGACGCGGCCGAAGGCGGCAAACGCGACGCGAACATGAAGGTTTACTGGAGTGGCGCCGCGCTGGCATTGATGGCCGACGTTGCCTTGCGCGAACAAAGCAATGGCCAGCAGACGCTGGACAGCGTGCTGCAACTATTGCAATCCTGCTGCCTGCCATCCGACCGGGTCTGGAGCGGTCCCGAATTGTTTGCGACGCTCGATGATCTCAGCGGGCGCACGGTATTCATGCCGTTGTACCGGCGGTATGCCGATGCGGCCGGGTTTCCGGACACGAGCCCGGTATTCGCCGAGTTGGGTTTGAAAGTCGAAGACGGTCGGGTCAGGTTGTTGCGCGATGCGAACCTGATGGCCATACGCAGCGCAATTACTGAAGTGGATTCGGCAACGGCCAGCTGGCGGCAGCAGCTCGCGTCAAACATTCCTTAG
- a CDS encoding sulfite oxidase, with translation MSDKKGIHELYAADAAEADRQLWGRKTDPLSRRGFLRGSGLAAMTAAVGASIPFAEYMPGGLIPAALAQSDEPFAVPGKEGLIVLNDRPINAETPAHLLNDDVTPASRLFVRNNGVPPATADTSADDWVFEIGGESCGRPMRMTVGELKQTFKHHTLQLQIECGGNGRAEFNPPARGNQWSTGAVGCPEWTGVRLKDVLRHAGIKDDAVYVAYEGADSHLSGDPSKRPISRGVPVAKALENESMLVWAMNGEPLPVLHGYPLRMVCGGWPASVSGKWLNKLLIRDRVHDGEKMTGQSYRVPCKPVAPGTEVADEDMCIIESMPVKSLITLPKSGISHGIADALAVRGHAWAGDDAIREVHTSIDFGASWQRARLQKAANRLAWQHFDASIRFPQTGYYEVWARAEDAKGRQQPMVLPGWNPRGYLNNACHRIAVQVTA, from the coding sequence ATGAGCGACAAGAAAGGCATACACGAGTTGTACGCGGCGGATGCGGCAGAAGCCGACCGGCAATTGTGGGGACGCAAGACCGATCCGCTGTCCCGTCGCGGTTTTCTGCGCGGCAGCGGCTTGGCCGCGATGACAGCGGCGGTAGGCGCTTCCATTCCGTTTGCCGAGTACATGCCCGGTGGCTTGATTCCGGCGGCGCTTGCGCAATCTGACGAGCCGTTTGCGGTGCCGGGCAAAGAAGGCTTGATCGTACTAAATGACCGGCCGATCAACGCGGAAACACCGGCGCACCTGTTGAACGACGACGTGACGCCTGCGAGTCGCCTGTTTGTGCGCAACAACGGCGTACCGCCCGCCACTGCTGATACCTCGGCCGACGACTGGGTCTTCGAGATTGGCGGTGAATCCTGCGGCAGGCCGATGCGCATGACGGTCGGCGAACTGAAACAAACATTCAAACATCACACGCTGCAACTGCAAATCGAGTGCGGTGGCAACGGCCGCGCGGAATTTAATCCACCCGCGCGCGGTAATCAGTGGAGTACCGGCGCGGTTGGCTGCCCGGAATGGACCGGTGTGCGCCTGAAAGACGTATTGCGGCATGCGGGCATCAAAGACGATGCCGTTTACGTTGCGTACGAAGGTGCCGACAGTCACCTGTCCGGCGATCCATCGAAGCGGCCTATTTCGCGCGGTGTGCCGGTAGCCAAAGCGCTGGAGAACGAATCGATGCTGGTTTGGGCCATGAACGGCGAACCGCTGCCGGTGTTGCACGGTTACCCGCTGCGCATGGTGTGTGGTGGCTGGCCCGCGTCCGTCAGCGGCAAATGGCTCAACAAACTGCTGATACGGGATCGCGTGCATGACGGTGAAAAAATGACCGGCCAGTCATACCGCGTGCCGTGCAAGCCGGTCGCGCCGGGTACGGAGGTCGCCGACGAGGACATGTGCATTATCGAGTCGATGCCGGTGAAGTCCCTGATCACGCTGCCGAAGTCCGGCATCAGCCACGGCATTGCGGATGCGCTGGCAGTACGCGGCCACGCCTGGGCGGGTGATGACGCCATACGCGAGGTGCATACCTCGATAGATTTCGGCGCCAGCTGGCAACGTGCCCGGTTGCAAAAAGCGGCGAACCGCCTGGCCTGGCAACACTTCGATGCCAGCATTCGCTTCCCACAAACCGGCTACTACGAAGTCTGGGCCCGCGCCGAAGACGCGAAGGGCCGGCAGCAGCCGATGGTCCTGCCGGGCTGGAACCCGCGCGGCTATCTCAACAATGCCTGCCACAGAATCGCGGTACAGGTGACGGCGTGA
- a CDS encoding high-potential iron-sulfur protein: MSKIARRQFIQLSAVAAAGYFVSPGREAKAQDLPHVTEDDPTAMAMKYTHDTSTVDPATRAKPDENQNCANCALIQGADGDEWRPCQIFPGKLVNANGWCSVWAPKA, encoded by the coding sequence TTGAGTAAGATTGCGAGACGTCAGTTTATTCAGTTGTCGGCAGTGGCTGCTGCCGGTTATTTCGTCAGCCCGGGTCGGGAAGCAAAGGCACAGGACCTGCCGCACGTGACCGAAGATGATCCGACGGCAATGGCGATGAAGTACACGCACGACACCAGCACGGTGGACCCGGCTACGCGGGCCAAGCCTGACGAGAACCAGAACTGCGCAAACTGCGCACTGATTCAGGGTGCCGATGGTGACGAGTGGCGACCCTGCCAGATTTTCCCCGGCAAGCTGGTCAACGCCAACGGCTGGTGTTCTGTCTGGGCCCCCAAAGCCTGA
- a CDS encoding MBL fold metallo-hydrolase, with protein sequence MNNPEIQHFYHAGTGTLSYVVSDPATASAAVIDPVLGFDIVSGRSDASQARDIVEYLGARDLKLQWILETHAHADHLSGAQYIRASLGGNVAIGEGIRSVQEHFGKIFNLKAPFRPDGHQFDQLFADGESFSIGTLPVEVIATPGHTSDSVTYRIGNAAFIGDTMFMPDAGTARCDFPGGDAGLLFDSISRILSLPADTRLFVCHDYQPGGRELQFETTVREQAANNIHIGNGRSREEFIELRETRDRGLNLPALILPALQINIRAGNLPPAEDNQVVYLKIPLDLV encoded by the coding sequence ATGAACAACCCGGAAATCCAACACTTCTATCACGCCGGTACCGGTACGCTGTCCTACGTGGTCAGCGATCCGGCCACGGCGTCGGCGGCCGTAATCGACCCGGTGCTGGGATTCGACATCGTGTCGGGACGCAGCGATGCCAGTCAGGCGCGCGATATCGTGGAATACCTCGGTGCGCGTGACCTGAAGCTGCAATGGATACTCGAAACACACGCCCATGCCGACCACCTGAGCGGTGCGCAGTACATACGCGCAAGCCTCGGCGGCAACGTGGCGATCGGCGAGGGAATACGCAGTGTGCAGGAGCACTTCGGCAAGATCTTCAATCTGAAGGCGCCGTTTCGCCCTGACGGTCACCAGTTCGACCAGTTATTTGCCGATGGCGAAAGCTTCTCAATCGGTACGCTGCCGGTTGAGGTCATCGCAACCCCCGGCCACACCAGCGACAGTGTCACTTACCGCATAGGCAATGCGGCATTCATTGGCGACACGATGTTCATGCCCGATGCGGGTACGGCGCGCTGCGATTTCCCGGGCGGCGACGCGGGTTTGCTGTTCGATTCAATCAGCCGGATTCTCAGCTTGCCGGCGGATACCCGCTTGTTCGTTTGTCATGACTACCAGCCCGGTGGCCGTGAGCTGCAATTCGAAACCACCGTCCGTGAGCAGGCGGCGAACAATATCCACATTGGCAATGGTCGCAGCCGCGAAGAGTTCATTGAGTTGCGCGAGACCCGAGATCGCGGCCTGAACCTGCCAGCGCTGATACTGCCTGCCTTGCAGATTAATATCCGCGCCGGCAACCTGCCGCCGGCTGAGGACAACCAGGTCGTCTACCTGAAAATACCGCTGGACCTCGTCTGA
- a CDS encoding BPSL1445 family SYLF domain-containing lipoprotein, with the protein MKYRILGVCLALLVVSVLPADTFAASAAEIDAEVRETLIKFNEEVNGAEVFLNNAAGYLVFPRVIKLGIGIGGETGEGALRVNGKNVGYYRTSAGSFGLQLGAQAKSIVIVFMTKAALDKFRNSSGWKVGVDGSVALIDIGAGKSIDSQNVKDPVVGFVFGSKGLMYNLTLEGSKISKLDKS; encoded by the coding sequence ATGAAATACCGAATACTTGGAGTCTGTCTTGCTTTGTTGGTCGTCAGTGTATTGCCGGCCGATACGTTCGCAGCAAGTGCTGCAGAAATTGACGCAGAAGTTCGCGAGACGCTGATCAAATTCAATGAAGAAGTAAACGGCGCGGAGGTGTTCCTGAACAACGCCGCTGGTTACCTGGTCTTTCCGCGGGTCATCAAACTGGGTATCGGTATTGGTGGTGAAACCGGCGAAGGTGCGTTGCGGGTCAATGGTAAGAACGTTGGCTACTACCGCACATCTGCCGGTTCCTTCGGCTTGCAGCTCGGCGCACAGGCCAAGTCCATCGTGATTGTCTTTATGACCAAAGCGGCGCTGGACAAGTTTCGCAACAGCTCGGGCTGGAAAGTGGGTGTCGATGGTTCGGTTGCGTTGATCGATATCGGCGCAGGCAAGTCCATCGACTCACAAAACGTGAAAGACCCGGTGGTGGGTTTTGTATTCGGCTCCAAAGGCTTGATGTACAACCTGACTCTGGAAGGTTCGAAGATCAGCAAGCTGGACAAGAGCTAA
- a CDS encoding AAA family ATPase: MSVAEQFQKLEAHVSGLIIGQAHLINRMLIALLCDGHLLVEGAPGLAKTRAIKVLSESIEGDFHRLQFTPDLLPADLTGTEIYRPADGSFEFRFGPLFHNLILADEINRAPAKVQSALLEAMEERQITVGEKSYPLSPLFMVMATQNPIEQEGTYPLPEAQLDRFLLHVQVGYPSVEDERRILRLNRDEAKAGERDAFKPPEQLSQASVMAGRQEILGLHLSDELEQYIVNIVVATRNPQNVDATLAGQVLYGASPRACMGIDRASRAHAWLAGRDYVGPEDIQAVASDVLRHRLVLSFEAEADGISPDSIIERILDGVGVP, from the coding sequence ATGAGCGTAGCAGAACAATTCCAAAAGCTCGAAGCGCACGTAAGTGGCTTAATCATAGGCCAGGCGCATCTGATCAATCGCATGCTCATTGCGTTGCTGTGTGACGGCCATTTGCTGGTGGAGGGTGCGCCCGGACTGGCCAAGACCCGTGCTATCAAGGTGCTTTCGGAGAGTATTGAAGGCGATTTCCACCGCTTGCAGTTCACTCCGGACTTGTTGCCGGCTGACCTGACGGGTACGGAAATTTACCGTCCTGCCGACGGCAGCTTCGAATTTCGTTTCGGCCCGCTGTTCCATAACCTGATCCTCGCGGACGAAATCAACCGCGCGCCAGCCAAGGTGCAGTCCGCGCTGCTCGAGGCGATGGAAGAGCGGCAGATCACCGTTGGCGAGAAGAGCTACCCGCTGTCGCCCTTGTTCATGGTGATGGCAACCCAGAACCCGATCGAGCAGGAAGGTACCTATCCGCTGCCCGAAGCTCAGCTCGACCGTTTCCTGCTGCACGTGCAGGTGGGCTACCCGAGCGTTGAAGACGAGCGCCGCATCCTGCGGCTCAACCGTGACGAAGCCAAGGCCGGCGAACGCGACGCGTTCAAGCCGCCCGAACAACTGTCGCAGGCGAGCGTCATGGCCGGCCGGCAGGAGATTCTCGGCCTGCATTTGTCGGACGAACTTGAGCAATACATCGTCAATATCGTGGTGGCGACCCGCAACCCGCAAAACGTGGATGCAACGCTCGCAGGACAGGTGCTGTACGGTGCCAGCCCGCGTGCCTGCATGGGCATCGACCGCGCCTCGCGTGCTCACGCCTGGCTCGCCGGCCGTGACTACGTCGGCCCGGAAGACATTCAGGCCGTCGCCTCCGACGTACTGCGGCATCGCCTGGTGCTGAGCTTTGAGGCCGAGGCCGATGGCATCAGCCCGGATTCAATTATCGAACGCATCCTCGACGGCGTCGGCGTTCCCTGA